A DNA window from Paenibacillus sp. HWE-109 contains the following coding sequences:
- a CDS encoding DUF4912 domain-containing protein → MKTLPIAGFEVPDRYNKDLLHLMAVSANSLYVYWEISDRRRWLLSQHFECDYGVMPKVIRLYDVTHQYFDGNNAHASWDVVTTPEAANWYFHQLAANRTYLVDIGTYTWEHDFIPLLRSNCVATPRDSEALWGEPLQSVVPEAQTAQISHRLTPSFFENIQTYSPYAR, encoded by the coding sequence TTGAAAACTTTGCCAATCGCGGGATTCGAGGTTCCGGACCGCTACAACAAGGACTTACTCCATCTTATGGCAGTAAGCGCGAATTCGCTCTATGTATATTGGGAAATTAGTGACAGGCGCAGATGGCTTTTGTCTCAGCATTTCGAATGTGATTATGGCGTTATGCCCAAAGTCATTCGCTTGTACGATGTGACTCATCAATACTTCGATGGCAATAATGCGCATGCTTCCTGGGATGTGGTCACGACGCCTGAAGCTGCGAATTGGTACTTTCATCAACTAGCTGCGAATCGTACCTATCTCGTTGATATCGGCACCTATACTTGGGAACATGATTTCATTCCCCTGCTTCGCTCCAATTGTGTGGCGACACCGAGGGACTCCGAAGCCCTATGGGGAGAACCGCTGCAATCCGTTGTGCCAGAAGCGCAAACAGCTCAGATTTCGCATCGGCTTACACCAAGTTTTTTTGAAAATATTCAAACTTATTCTCCGTATGCGAGGTGA
- a CDS encoding LytR/AlgR family response regulator transcription factor codes for MSHRFTVAIVEDNYWVGKLLESYSEQCGLKVICIVSDGEQFIGMYDELQPDILLVDIGLEGNLDGITMVQSLRGAGYRQKVIMVSGTTNIEHVLTSFHDLGSVYFLSKPVMLPKFQAAISKAIDEIQLERSRFVEVPKPKSATWITVKNQKSTLPISEDSILFIEKEDKRLTRIHLMNGAQMASSTNLSDILAQSSPFMFSPFKGFLVNMRHVVSYVKESGFPTSRRFLIHLNHTAVKVPLSRNLQKEFARLLLETQ; via the coding sequence ATGAGCCACCGTTTTACAGTTGCAATCGTGGAAGATAATTACTGGGTAGGCAAGCTGCTCGAAAGCTATAGTGAGCAATGCGGATTGAAAGTCATCTGCATCGTCTCTGATGGCGAACAATTTATTGGCATGTACGATGAGCTGCAGCCTGATATTTTGCTAGTGGATATTGGCTTGGAGGGGAATCTAGATGGAATCACCATGGTGCAGTCCTTGCGAGGAGCCGGGTACCGGCAAAAAGTGATTATGGTCAGCGGCACCACGAATATTGAACATGTGTTGACGAGTTTCCATGACCTAGGATCCGTCTACTTCCTATCAAAACCCGTTATGTTACCCAAGTTTCAAGCGGCCATCAGCAAAGCTATAGATGAAATCCAACTGGAACGAAGTCGGTTTGTTGAAGTTCCTAAACCTAAATCCGCCACTTGGATTACGGTCAAAAATCAGAAATCAACACTCCCGATCTCCGAGGATTCCATTCTTTTCATAGAGAAAGAAGACAAGCGCTTAACTCGAATTCACTTGATGAATGGGGCTCAAATGGCCTCCAGTACCAACCTGTCGGATATCCTGGCCCAGAGTTCGCCATTCATGTTCAGTCCGTTTAAAGGCTTTCTCGTTAACATGCGGCACGTTGTTTCGTACGTCAAAGAGAGCGGATTCCCCACCTCGCGTCGCTTCCTTATACACTTGAATCACACGGCAGTTAAGGTGCCACTGAGCAGAAATTTGCAAAAAGAGTTTGCTAGATTGCTGCTGGAAACGCAGTAG
- a CDS encoding anti-sigma-I factor RsgI family protein, whose translation MNKGIVMELSENSIIVMNPEGRFEKLPRGTRNCEVGEEIIFTPAARRLRIPQMAIISGMAAAILVCFVLVSTLTGNVPSGQVVAYVTIDINPSVEIGIDNDEVVQDLHGLNSDGDDLISTLEFKGKSLAAVTSDILDKAEQGALARGEGDIIISSTVVEQKTVVNDEAIATKLKAQVSKHIEEAHPDQVNNYGVTAFAAPQEIRQEAKASGVSAGKYAVYLNAVDNGAKVSLDDIKTVSIHQLAKDNGGLDKLVKPDKPIDKSSLQRLVADEKSGKLSERIQQIQNEKSDRETNNDKNAKNSPTSNTKNGNNGKATPKPTATPKGDRNNNNNGNNNNKNDKNDRNDSKNETKNDGKNGRNDNKNDNDNKNNNDNKNDDRKPTPKPGRSDDDDDDDSKNGSSSKPKPTATPSAKPTLKPTSSSKPTVKPTVKPTAKPTATPKGNDRNSNFQWNWKDRGTDAKDNGNGNGNGSRD comes from the coding sequence ATGAACAAGGGAATCGTAATGGAATTAAGCGAAAACTCCATTATTGTCATGAATCCAGAGGGTCGATTTGAAAAGCTTCCAAGGGGAACACGCAATTGTGAGGTTGGGGAAGAAATTATATTCACGCCTGCTGCCCGGCGTTTGCGGATCCCGCAAATGGCGATTATATCAGGTATGGCAGCTGCTATTCTTGTATGCTTTGTATTAGTATCAACATTGACCGGAAATGTGCCAAGTGGCCAAGTCGTTGCCTACGTAACGATCGATATTAATCCAAGTGTCGAGATTGGCATCGATAATGATGAAGTCGTGCAAGATTTGCATGGCCTAAACTCAGATGGTGATGATTTAATCAGCACGCTGGAGTTCAAAGGCAAATCTCTTGCAGCTGTGACTTCAGATATTCTCGATAAAGCGGAGCAAGGTGCGCTGGCTAGGGGAGAAGGGGACATCATTATCAGCTCAACGGTTGTCGAGCAGAAGACGGTCGTGAACGATGAAGCCATCGCAACCAAGCTCAAGGCGCAGGTCAGCAAGCATATTGAAGAGGCGCATCCTGATCAGGTCAATAACTATGGTGTTACTGCCTTTGCAGCACCGCAGGAAATAAGACAGGAAGCCAAAGCCAGCGGAGTTTCGGCCGGGAAGTATGCGGTTTATCTGAATGCGGTTGATAATGGGGCCAAAGTATCGCTCGACGATATCAAAACGGTATCCATACATCAGTTGGCGAAGGATAATGGCGGACTTGATAAGTTGGTCAAACCGGATAAACCGATTGATAAATCATCTTTGCAGCGGTTGGTTGCCGATGAGAAATCAGGTAAGCTGAGTGAGCGAATTCAGCAAATCCAAAATGAAAAGTCGGACAGAGAGACAAACAACGACAAGAATGCAAAAAACAGCCCGACAAGCAATACAAAGAACGGAAATAACGGCAAAGCTACACCTAAGCCGACAGCGACACCTAAGGGCGATCGCAACAATAATAACAATGGCAATAACAACAATAAAAATGACAAGAATGACCGAAATGACAGCAAAAATGAGACTAAGAACGATGGCAAGAACGGTCGAAATGACAACAAGAATGATAATGACAATAAGAATAATAATGACAATAAAAATGATGATCGTAAACCGACCCCAAAGCCGGGACGTTCGGATGATGACGATGATGATGATTCCAAGAATGGGTCATCCAGCAAGCCGAAACCTACAGCAACGCCTAGCGCAAAACCTACGCTTAAACCGACCAGTTCCAGCAAGCCGACCGTGAAGCCTACGGTTAAACCAACAGCTAAACCAACGGCGACGCCTAAGGGTAACGATAGAAATTCGAATTTCCAATGGAACTGGAAAGATCGGGGAACAGATGCGAAGGATAACGGTAACGGTAATGGTAACGGTTCTCGGGATTAG
- a CDS encoding aldo/keto reductase: protein MRYSRFGKSGFNVSSLGFGAMNLPSVPLEQAREALNYALDHGINYIDTAAAYRNSEEIIGECISHRRGEYFLATKTGARDYETAKAEIERSLVRMKTDHVDLLQIHYVNYVSEFKKAMDVEGAYKAALEAQREGKVRFIGISGHRPDLLTKWIAKGQFSQILFHLNLAQPFALDELIPKATEMDLMKVAMKPLSGGFIQPVDRAIRYPYSQDVHVTISGMVSVKEVQENLAAQEEAVGTKERQELEQLAAELGQHDCRRCNYCSCPLEISIPDVMIASKFREKFGLLPKGHGFFERQKERITGCADHDPCKEKPLCEDKCPYHLPMQSVVQKAASFY from the coding sequence TTGCGGTATTCAAGATTCGGTAAGTCTGGCTTCAATGTATCATCACTTGGCTTTGGTGCTATGAATCTGCCAAGTGTGCCCTTAGAACAAGCAAGAGAAGCATTGAATTATGCCTTGGACCACGGCATTAATTATATCGATACGGCGGCGGCCTATCGCAATAGTGAGGAAATTATTGGGGAATGTATTTCCCATCGCAGGGGAGAGTATTTCCTGGCGACGAAAACCGGGGCGCGTGATTATGAAACAGCCAAAGCGGAAATCGAACGAAGTCTGGTACGGATGAAGACGGATCATGTCGATTTGCTCCAGATTCACTACGTCAATTATGTGAGTGAATTTAAGAAGGCTATGGATGTGGAAGGGGCCTATAAAGCAGCTCTGGAAGCACAGCGGGAAGGGAAAGTTCGCTTCATTGGCATCTCGGGGCATCGCCCGGATTTGTTGACCAAATGGATTGCCAAAGGGCAGTTCTCCCAGATTTTATTTCATCTGAATTTGGCTCAGCCGTTTGCTTTGGATGAGTTGATTCCCAAGGCAACGGAGATGGATTTAATGAAGGTAGCGATGAAACCTTTGTCAGGTGGATTCATTCAACCGGTAGATCGCGCGATTCGTTATCCTTACAGCCAAGATGTGCACGTGACGATATCCGGTATGGTGAGCGTGAAGGAAGTTCAGGAGAATTTGGCTGCCCAAGAGGAAGCGGTTGGGACCAAGGAGCGTCAGGAACTTGAACAATTGGCTGCTGAACTGGGGCAGCATGATTGCAGACGCTGCAACTATTGTTCATGTCCATTAGAAATTTCGATTCCGGATGTGATGATCGCGAGTAAATTCAGGGAGAAATTTGGTCTGCTGCCCAAAGGTCATGGATTTTTTGAACGGCAAAAGGAAAGAATAACAGGCTGCGCAGACCATGATCCATGCAAAGAAAAACCGCTTTGCGAGGATAAATGTCCTTATCATTTGCCGATGCAATCGGTCGTACAGAAGGCCGCCTCTTTTTATTAA
- a CDS encoding leucyl aminopeptidase has product MFAKTTTITTSGYTSLLDNATGADAILVCLSEAELRQDIILGQPQLDEALARMLAKGQINGASGELEALPTYGLLPYAYVLVAGIGPAASRDTLRAAAVYASRKALALGFESLALKLPSGFDSRSAASALTEGLLLGTYRIAAYRKSDLARAELRRAVLLTEAAADAALLEVAIATAEAVAEGTNYARDLTNLPGNKLVPASLAEEAVRLAQHYGFACEVLDEQEIAARGMGGLIAVGAGSVNPPRMITLEYKGDPDSADVLGLVGKGVTFDTGGISMKRPDGMEEMISDMGGAATLLGALHIVGQLKPKVNLVVVIPTAENMTSGAAYRPGDIVTLLSGHSVEVLNTDAEGRIILAEGITYAKQKGATRLIDVATLTGAILICFADIATGAVTNDDAFLKPLLQAASAAGEKVWQLPNYPEYRAMLKSDVADIKNSTSSDRWAGAITAGLFIGFFAEETPWIHLDTGGTAWLWSAKGIEPKGATGVMVRTLAAYLCGEQLNR; this is encoded by the coding sequence ATGTTTGCTAAAACTACGACGATTACGACAAGTGGGTATACGTCATTATTGGATAATGCAACTGGGGCAGACGCGATCCTTGTCTGCCTGAGTGAGGCTGAGCTGCGCCAGGATATTATTCTCGGACAGCCGCAGCTCGATGAAGCCCTTGCCCGCATGCTGGCAAAGGGCCAAATCAATGGCGCGTCCGGCGAGCTTGAGGCGCTGCCTACCTACGGGCTGCTGCCGTACGCGTACGTGCTGGTTGCGGGGATCGGCCCCGCAGCATCACGCGATACGCTGCGTGCAGCCGCGGTCTATGCGAGCCGCAAGGCGCTCGCACTCGGCTTTGAGAGCTTGGCGCTGAAGCTGCCAAGCGGGTTCGACAGCCGGTCCGCCGCCTCGGCGCTGACCGAAGGGCTGCTTCTCGGTACGTACCGCATCGCGGCGTACCGCAAGAGCGACCTGGCGCGCGCTGAGCTGCGCCGGGCGGTACTGCTCACAGAAGCGGCTGCGGATGCAGCGCTTCTGGAGGTGGCCATCGCAACCGCCGAGGCGGTTGCGGAGGGCACGAACTATGCCCGGGATTTGACGAACCTCCCGGGCAATAAACTCGTTCCGGCTTCCCTCGCAGAGGAAGCCGTTCGGCTCGCCCAGCACTACGGCTTCGCCTGCGAAGTGCTGGACGAGCAAGAGATTGCCGCCCGCGGGATGGGCGGCCTCATCGCGGTTGGCGCAGGCAGCGTCAACCCGCCGCGCATGATCACCCTGGAGTATAAGGGTGATCCGGATTCCGCCGACGTGCTGGGCCTCGTCGGCAAGGGCGTGACCTTCGATACTGGCGGAATCTCGATGAAACGGCCCGATGGCATGGAAGAGATGATCAGTGATATGGGCGGAGCGGCCACACTGCTTGGAGCTCTGCACATCGTCGGTCAACTCAAGCCCAAGGTCAACTTGGTTGTCGTGATCCCAACGGCGGAGAACATGACATCAGGCGCAGCCTATCGTCCAGGTGACATCGTCACGCTGCTCAGCGGGCATTCCGTTGAAGTGCTGAATACAGATGCCGAAGGCCGCATTATTCTGGCTGAAGGAATTACATACGCCAAGCAGAAAGGCGCGACACGCCTCATTGATGTGGCTACCTTAACAGGCGCCATTCTGATCTGCTTTGCTGATATCGCGACAGGGGCTGTGACGAATGACGACGCGTTCCTGAAACCGCTGCTCCAAGCCGCTTCCGCCGCAGGCGAGAAAGTGTGGCAGCTGCCCAACTATCCCGAATACCGCGCCATGCTCAAAAGCGATGTGGCTGATATCAAGAACTCCACATCGTCAGATCGCTGGGCGGGAGCCATTACCGCGGGATTATTCATCGGCTTCTTCGCTGAAGAAACGCCTTGGATCCACCTGGATACCGGCGGGACAGCTTGGTTATGGTCGGCCAAAGGCATCGAACCCAAAGGGGCAACAGGTGTCATGGTACGCACACTTGCCGCCTATCTGTGCGGAGAGCAACTGAATAGATGA
- the sigI gene encoding RNA polymerase sigma factor SigI: MLLVLFKKFLGKKQSQGQSEPHASSLEVTIHQIQAGDLRLRNQFISDYQPYVAKVTSRFCKRYIDPARDDEFSIALGAFNEAINQYSSVMGRSFLGFAETVMRRRLIDFLRKEQRFKGQIPYSSFDQEDEEDNLLNPIEVHQAIEAYEKQKGLEERRNEIIDFSQVLRDFDIEFSELTDASPKHDDSRQMLFGIGRTLAQDAELMRTLLTKRQLPIKELLEQVQVSRKTLERNRKYLIAIALIFNGPFPYLRDYLHIRE; this comes from the coding sequence GTGCTACTGGTACTATTCAAAAAGTTCCTTGGGAAGAAGCAGTCCCAGGGACAAAGTGAACCCCATGCCTCTTCCCTTGAGGTTACAATCCATCAAATTCAAGCAGGAGACCTACGACTAAGGAACCAATTTATTTCGGACTACCAGCCCTACGTAGCCAAGGTGACGAGCAGGTTCTGTAAACGATATATTGATCCGGCGCGCGATGATGAATTTAGTATTGCTCTAGGGGCATTTAACGAAGCGATTAATCAATACTCTTCTGTGATGGGCAGATCCTTTCTAGGATTTGCTGAAACCGTGATGCGGAGAAGACTTATTGATTTCTTGCGTAAAGAGCAGCGTTTCAAAGGCCAGATTCCCTACAGCTCATTCGATCAAGAGGATGAGGAAGATAATCTGCTGAATCCAATTGAGGTTCATCAAGCTATTGAAGCTTATGAGAAGCAGAAAGGTCTTGAAGAACGACGGAATGAAATTATTGATTTTAGCCAAGTCTTGCGTGATTTCGATATTGAATTTTCTGAGCTGACAGACGCGTCTCCCAAACACGATGATTCCAGACAGATGCTGTTCGGTATCGGACGCACACTAGCACAGGATGCAGAACTTATGCGTACTCTTCTAACCAAAAGGCAGCTGCCCATTAAAGAACTGCTCGAGCAAGTACAGGTTTCCAGAAAAACGTTGGAGCGAAACCGCAAATATTTGATAGCTATCGCTCTCATCTTCAACGGACCCTTTCCTTACTTGCGGGATTATTTGCATATTAGAGAATGA
- a CDS encoding helix-turn-helix domain-containing protein: MEQSNQFGKFLETLRGKISLRKVANKCGLSHAYIRDLELGRNRTTNDVIKPSPDTLRKLAQAYQYPYTDLLIKAGYLEEASTMQIPPTPRSVQLDAVWYVEFGIKSITYVSGDSVVEENVESLVAFTSFIDTLIEHDFVKLDMHLFVNLHKIKKYAPTEGKLFFDSAEDASGVTIAALPQKKYHQILLDYAALNTGQSTETNSGAYLSSLKAKLFT, encoded by the coding sequence ATGGAACAAAGCAATCAATTCGGGAAGTTTCTTGAGACCCTACGAGGTAAAATTTCCTTGCGTAAAGTTGCCAATAAATGTGGATTATCCCATGCTTATATCAGAGATTTAGAGCTTGGACGTAATCGTACCACGAATGATGTGATCAAGCCATCCCCGGACACGTTAAGAAAATTAGCCCAAGCCTATCAATATCCCTATACGGATTTGTTAATAAAAGCAGGTTATTTGGAAGAAGCATCAACTATGCAAATACCTCCAACACCACGCTCTGTTCAACTGGATGCCGTTTGGTATGTTGAGTTTGGTATCAAATCGATTACCTATGTTTCCGGAGATTCTGTCGTAGAAGAGAATGTGGAATCACTCGTTGCCTTCACCAGTTTTATCGACACACTAATCGAACATGATTTTGTTAAATTAGATATGCATCTGTTCGTAAATCTGCACAAAATAAAAAAGTATGCCCCCACTGAAGGCAAACTTTTTTTTGATTCTGCGGAAGATGCCTCTGGCGTGACCATTGCCGCTTTGCCGCAAAAGAAATATCATCAGATCCTGCTTGATTATGCCGCCCTAAATACTGGACAATCTACCGAAACTAATTCTGGCGCGTACCTCTCATCGTTGAAAGCGAAGCTCTTTACTTAG